One Triticum dicoccoides isolate Atlit2015 ecotype Zavitan chromosome 4B, WEW_v2.0, whole genome shotgun sequence genomic window carries:
- the LOC119291212 gene encoding replication protein A 70 kDa DNA-binding subunit B-like: protein MKCVPDGLFFLPRSFMASDGEAKVKAILSTHFASEVHSGKLQNLGLVRILNYTCNDIPQKTDKMVIITKCEVVSQALDAEIKSEVKMEEPAALMKPKEEAAVLSKPIGVAPAAIMLKPRHDVKSASQIVSEQRGNAAPAARLAMTRRVHPLISLNPYQGNWVIKVRVTNKGNLRSYRNARGEGHVFNVELTDEDGTQIQATMFNEPAKKFYPVFELGKVYYISKGSLRIANKQFKTVQNDYEMTLNENAVVEEAEGESFIPPVQYNFVKIDMLGPYVGGRELVDIIGVVQSVSPTLSIRRKIDNESIPKRDIVVADDSNKTVTISLWNDLATTVGEELLDMVDSAPIIAVKSLKVSDFQGVSVSTVGKSTLVINPELPETEKLRAWYESEGKGTTLASVGAGMGASNAGGLRSMYSDRVFLSHITSDPNLGQDKPVFFSLYANISNIKPDQTMWYRACTTCNKKVTESLGSGYWCEGCQKNYEQCSLRYIMVIKVSDPTGEAWLSLFNDQAERIVGCSADELDRIRKEEGDDMFQLKLKEATWIPHLFRVSVVQNEYMGEKRQRITVRSESPVDYAAEARYQLEEISKLTSS, encoded by the exons ATGAAATGTGTTCCTGACGGACTGTTCTTCTTGCCTCGCAGTTTCATGGCCAGCGACGGGGAGGCGAAGGTCAAGGCGATCCTCTCCACCCACTTCGCGTCGGAGGTCCACTCCGGCAAGCTCCAGAACCTGGGCCTCGTCCGCATCCTCAACTACACATGCAACGACATCCCACAAAAGACGGACAA GATGGTGATTATCACCAAGTGCGAGGTCGTGTCCCAGGCGCTTGATGCCGAGATCAAGAGCGAGGTCAAGATGGAAGAGCCAGCGGCTCTCATGAAGCCCAAGGAGGAGGCTGCGGTCCTCTCCAAGCCCATTGGCGTGGCCCCGGCTGCGATTATGCTGAAGCCGAGGCACGACGTGAAGTCCGCCTCCCAGATTGTTAGCGAGCAGCGCGGAAA TGCTGCTCCTGCTGCTCGCTTGGCCATGACGAGACGGGTGCATCCTCTGATCTCCCTCAACCCCTACCAGGGCAACTGGGTCATCAAGGTGCGGGTCACAAACAAGGGCAACCTCAGGTCATACAGGAATGCCCGTGGAGAAGGCCATGTCTTTAACGTAGAGCTCACTGACGAGGAT GGCACCCAGATCCAGGCCACCATGTTCAATGAGCCCGCAAAGAAGTtctatcccgtgtttgagcttgggAAGGTCTACTACATCTCCAAGGGGTCGCTCAGAATTGCAAACAAGCAGTTCAAGACAGTCCAGAATGACTATGAGATGACCCTGAATGAGAATGCTGTTGTTGAAGAAGCTGAGGGAGAATCTTTCATTCCGCCAGTGCAATACAACTTTGTCAAGATTGATATGCTGGGGCCATATGTTGGTGGCAGGGAGTTAGTAG ATATCATTGGTGTTGTTCAGAGTGTATCACCTACTCTGAGTATCAGAAGAAAGATTGACAATGAGTCAATCCCCAAGCGTGACATTGTTGTTGCAGATGACTC GAACAAAACTGTCACCATTTCTCTTTGGAATGATCTTGCCACCACTGTTGGTGAGGAACTCTTGGACATGGTTGACTCTGCACCTATCATTGCAGTGAAGAGCCTGAAAGTATCTGACTTTCAAG GTGTGTCTGTTTCTACAGTAGGCAAAAGCACACTTGTGATTAACCCAGAGTTGCCTGAGACTGAGAAGCTTAGGGCTTG GTATGAATCTGAAGGCAAGGGTACTACCTTGGCATCAGTTGGTGCTGGAATGGGTGCATCCAACGCTGGTGGCTTGAGATCAATGTACTCTGACAGAGTTTTTCTGTCTCACATCACAAGTGACCCTAATTTGGGCCAGGATAAG CCTGTTTTCTTCAGCCTGTATGCCAACATAAGCAACATCAAGCCTGACCAGACCATGTGGTACCGTGCCTGCACCACCTGCAACAAGAAGGTGACTGAGTCACTCGGATCAGGATACTGGTGTGAAGGGTGCCAGAAGAACTATGAACAGTGCTCATTGAG GTACATCATGGTGATCAAGGTCTCTGATCCCACTGGTGAGGCCTGGCTGTCTCTTTTCAATGACCAAGCAGAGAGGATCGTTGGCTGCAGTGCAGATGAGCTTGATCGGATCAGGAAAGAG GAGGGCGATGACATGTTCCAGCTCAAGCTGAAGGAAGCCACCTGGATTCCCCACCTGTTCCGCGTCAGTGTCGTGCAGAACGAGTACATGGGAGAGAAGAGGCAGAGGATCACCGTGAGGAGTGAGTCGCCGGTCGACTATGCCGCTGAAGCGAGGTACCAGCTCGAGGAGATCTCCAAGCTCACCTCCAGCTAG